In Glycine soja cultivar W05 chromosome 10, ASM419377v2, whole genome shotgun sequence, the genomic stretch CATCTCTCCTGGAGTGAATTTTGGAATCCAAGCAATTAATTGGTACACTCAACAAAAGGAACCCAAATTGGAACATTTTTTTGACGGTTAGCCAAAGTTACCAAAATGCTACAATTTCTTTCCAGTTAATTGTGGTTcacagaaaaaaatttaaaaataaaaaaacactcatCAGTTAATACAGAACAGAACCTGTGACCCTGAATAGACAGAGACATCAATGCTTTCTCCACTCATTTCCTAAGAAACCACTCATTAGTCAACCACCGCCCAAATTTAGCATTCATATATATTGGATAACACATAACACAACCATCACCACAtcacatataatatttttcttatgatgaatttgtaattatattattacacacatatatatatagttgaggAATAAAACAAAGGCTCTCATATCAAAGCAGACACAGCTAGCTATTCACAATGGCCCTGCGGGTTCATTTCTCAATAGTTTCCATAGCGGTTTTGGCTCTATGCACTTCTGCAGATTACTGTAAGATTTCAATTCTCATTGAGTTCAACTAGCTTTGATTTTCTTCACACAAATGAGTTTTACCGTGATTATTACTGGCTAGTTTGTTACTTACATgaatgttctttttctttcttttttcattttacattAGTTTCGGCTAATTTTAGCTATGCTGGTCCAAATGGACCTGAGTACTGGGGAAGCTTGAGTCCATCTTATGCAGCATGCTCACATGGGAAATCTCAGAGTCCTGTGGAACTTATGAAGACTGATATTGTCATCAACAAGCAGTTGAAGAATCTAAACAGAAACTACCTTCCTACCAATGCCACACTTGTTGACAACATATTCAACATTGGGGTTTGTTCTTAAACTACCAAATCActcctttgtttttttccttttccttttcattcCATATAAGCATAATTGGATAAGCATTTAGCTAGATGCTCATCATATGCAACTTTACAAGTTCATATAACTTGAAATACGAGAGATGAAATTATTAGGTGTCTAAGAGATTAACATTACTACTTGTTCATAGCAACTGGTTGATCCGAGTGTTATTGGATTCGATCTTTTTAATTAAGTAAGATTTTAAGTTTTAGTCGTGTGGATAAAAAAACagtgattaaaagaaaaaatttcattaaatgtGATCAACAAGATAAGTCATCGACAAAGTCAATAAATACTTCACACTAATGTCATGATGATTCAAAAAGACTAATACTTATTCATAGTCTCAACCAATCTCTCTACATGTGTGTATTcaagtttttcaatttaaaaaataattaaaaaagcttAACTATATGTCATGAACAGGTTAGTCGGAAAAAAAGGATATTATTATATGATCTAAGAtgagaaaaattattacatgattGTGATGAcatgtaattataatttttaattttaaaaaataattaataatatatcacATATGAAGATTGGTTGAGATCAAATGATTCCATATGATTGTAATAATTTttccatatataaattattatgtgtttatgaCATCGACTAATTTTCATGTTCACATaaccaaaattttcaatttatgagAAAGTGATagtaaaatttcaaaacatgtTATAAAGATTGATCGAAATTATCGTGATGTCAgactatataataatttctattgCTAACaggtattttgtttttgttacgTAGTATATGGCTACCCGGTTGATAATTCATCATTTTGTTATCATGAAcaaattacacagttataaggTTAGGTTGTTAAGGAATTTCCGGTAACaattaatatgattaaattCTCCGTTTATAGGTGCACTTTGAAGGAAAAGTAGGGGATATTAatataaatggaaaaaattaCTCCTTAAAACAATTGCACTGGCATTCTCCATCAGAGCACATGGCAAATGGTCGTATGTAAGTTCCCTTGCTTCCTCACCCTTCTTATGGAATACCTCtgttgttttaaattaaaaattaaaaaaaatgccaaATGATGGAGTGTGCTTTCAAGATACCACTTATGAAAAAGAATGATAACTTTCTCCAATCATTTGCTTTACAAACCTTATCATTTTCTCTATCCAATCACTTGCTTTACAAACCTTATCATTTTCTCTCTAACCAATCTTCGTACTTTATAAGACATTACTTtcgtacaatttttttttatgctaaaTAGTTGGTTATAAATTCCATACCACATAGAATCTTCAGCTAATGGTAGCTCTACGAAGTTGcgcaatatatatttttgaactTTGTGTTACTGTCGCATGATACGTTCaagcaataattaaaaaaagaaaaaagttattctgTTGATCTAACCACAATGCATatcaaaatttttttaattgagctGGCAGACACTGActaaaatataaagatttttttatatattagaaatcttgtggtttttatttaatacaaaCCTTTTGAATGTCAAATTAGCTTAAAGTTTTTCAAGCTTAGTTCATGCCTTTTAATGAGCCAAATAAACTGGTTGTCTCATCAAACTTAACTTATTTTGACAATTGTACAACTATCTTTGTAagctattaaattaaaaaaatttagtgacaattcttttacaattattttttataggttTTTCCATATTCCGTCTTCAAAGAactcttttctttatttctatGCCCTAACTAGTTGGAAAACATGATTAGTGATGATACTTGACTTAAACTCAGTagatattcaaaaaaatttctcacAATAAATAGGAAATTTACCCATCAAATGAGTCTGAACATGGATAAgacccacaattttttttaggtgtAGGTGTGTAGTTATGGACATTATACTATCCAATCTTACCCATAtccatataatatatttaataactaaaatttaaagatttttttataaaaaaatcaagctaaagatttttatttgtaatgttTTATAATTAGGAATTGGATtatctttgaatgttttttcaattatgtttcatattttacttttaaatgatGCTCTTTATATTggtttttcataattaatacaATAGTATATTTCTTTATCAGTTGAACAAACATATGTATAATGGAATACCATATTCATATTACTTAAAATGTGGGTACGTGTGTAAAAGtgtatgcagtaaaaaaaaaaaaaactgtataaGTGTATAAATATTGAAgttgttattgttttaaatttggatacgggaattgttttaaaatgtatgaagATTGAAATTACATCACCTCACTCAGACCTATATCCTTGCAATTGTTAAACATActttctatctatctatatatatatatatatatatatatatatatatatatatatatatatatatatatatatatatatatatatatatcttttacctttttttaaaaataaatttacttaaatattctcactcttttatttactttcggcccctttcctttttttttgcacaCCTCCCTCGTATCTCAAtctatgattattttttgttttatattttttttatactctttCACGATTCATGTTATCGGAGAATTAAATCATGTTATActccttaaatatttttttatcctcctTTTACCGGAGAATTaaatcatgttatttttttcttatgaagctaaagaaaatattattaataatataaagatGAAAAAGCACCAGACGTTCCCTTTTTGTTAGCTGTCTACACGAGAGtccattacaaaaaaaattcaaataatggaAAAACATATAACTCCTGGGCAAAAAAGAGATTCGAATAAGAAAGCAAAACTGTttcatgaatgtcattgccctCCCATTCGACATTAGCCAATAACACATGCCCCTATTATACCTCTTGTCTCCAACACTTTAAACTAGATCAAACCTTGGCTCATAATAGATAAGCCATGGCCTTCAATTCGAAAATCATAGTCACAGGACCGAATTCAAGGCAAGGCTAGCTTCAACGCAACACTTGGAAAAGTATGCATTAGATACATCATACTCACCTATACCAATTGAACATGATTTCAAGATaccaaaattttacaaaagaccCTTTTCCCTTAACCATCTGGTAATTCAGTGGAAAGAGCCTTCTGCGAAATTTTGACGTTCAAAAATTATGTCAAATTGGTATAGACGTGTATATTTTCCAAGTGTTACTTTGAAATCATTGCcttgaatttgtttttcataCTGAAGACCATTGCTTATCAATTATGAGCCAAGATTTTATCTACTCTAAAGTGTTGGGGACAAGAGGTATAACAAAGAGCATGTATTATTGGCTAATGTCAAATGGGAGGTCAATCGTGTTGATGCAATAGTTTTGCTTGCTTATTCTAGTCTCTTTCTGGCCTAGGAGTTGTATGTTTTTCCATTATTTGGATTTTCTTATGTAAGGGGCTCTCGTGTAGGCTGCTAAGAGAGGGGCATGTCTtgcacttttttcttcttttattagcAAAAGGAGGATGGTGAATCGTGAAAGAGTATTACAAAATATCAAAGACAAAATGATTTTGGAGTGAGATATGAAAGAGTTAAGAGGTGTGAGAAGAAAAGGAGAAGGGAtgctttgttaaaaaaaaaaaagaaaagagaagggaggtaggggtgatgatatttaagtaaatttaacaaaaaaaaggtaaagaagatatttaataattatagataGATAGAAGGTGGTTCCTAGTTTTGGGCTTGCACATTAAAAGtcataaaataagttaaaaatgcTAACCACATACTATATTGAATACTTTCTTCGTTATAAgatttagtaaattttattttttatttaataaattttacgtataattttataatttttaataaattttaatcaataataatgtCTATGTCAAACAAGAATATGAGAAATCaacttacataaaaaataattattttaaaattattctttatttttataatttattttgttaaaatataataatcataataaattattaatcttatttactaaattctaagaaaataaataataaaaatgataacttTTGGTGTAAGTTGATTcttctataaagaataaatattatattactaaCACTACTTTTTACTATAATATTGTCAGTGACCAATGTTTGACCCAATTTTTTTGAATACAGACATGACGCGGAGCTCCATCTAGTCCACCTGACCGAAGATAATTACAACATAGCAGTTGTGGCAGTGCTCTACAAATTGGGTGATCCAGACCCTCTCATATCCCAGGTAATAGAGTGGAAGTGACCTTCACTTGTGTTCCAAAATTTTTGTGGTTCAAATGATAAAAACAACAATTTGGAACTTGATATATAGTGGTAACATGGGATTTAATTTGGTGTGCAGTTTGAAGACAAGTTGGTTGATTTAGAGAAGGAGATTCGTGCAGGCAATAAGGATGCCCAAATTGCAATTGGCACCTTTGATGTAGAAGAGATAAACAGAAGCAGCCATAGGTATTATAGATATGTTGGCTCTCTTACCACTCCACCGTGCAAAGAGGGTGTCACTTGGAACATTCTAGGCAAGGTAACTAATTACTATATATGCTCTCCTTTGGTGGGAAAGTATGAATACACACATAAGGAGGGTTAGAAATATACTATGCACAATTTTTTCTTAACACATTATTAATCGTAATATAAAATCTGTCCGGCCACCATTCTATACTTTTAGATgttatttctttctattttaaatataaaaaaattattataaaaaaataattatttttatcttatttaatgaaattatctttaaaacatCTTTCATTTAATAGGAGACTTATAATTAACATTAAGTTTTAATTAAAggtaatttaagaattttttaattagaattaacgcaatttaatgaaattaattaattttttaatgttatgaaaaaaaaatttcttatttttatttacttataattGAGACTAAAGGAGTGACATTTTGTGTATTATGGGCCCactattttgtttttcctttaacCATTACCTTCTTTCTTTTAGCCTCTCTTGTACTCTTTTCCTTCCTCCTGTTCCTAGAAAGCTGTTTTAGTTATTAGTTAAAACTTAttgaaaatcttaaaatttgttagttttacttcttatttaataatttttttttgtcactaatgtgttaaaaaaaaaagtgttggcTTGGGAAAATTGTATTCATTTTGGAAAAATGTCTAATATTAATGGAGCTTGCAGTTAAGGACGCTATCCAAGAAACAACTAGAGCTCCTTAAGGCACCATTGGGCCCAGAGTTTAAGCACAACGCAAGGCCTCTTCAGCAATTGAATGGACGTAAAATTCAGATGTACTATCACCCCAACCACCTGCATGGTTCGCATGCAACACCATCCAAGTATCATAAATAAATTGCTTGATGATGATCATACTGGTTTTGCATCAGAAAATATTGGGTTTGATCGGCTAGTACACAATGCTAGTGCCTATTTGATTtagtttattcttaaaaaataattatttttttatcaacttcataaaatatatatatatatatatatatatatatatatatatatatatatatatatatatatatatatatatatatatattgaatatgtGACTCggatgataaagaaaaaatacgCAAGAACACTAACGCTCTTCTGTTAATGCTCTATGTGAACACTTGCTCAGACATTGAGATTAAAACACTTTTAATTCTAATCAGTTCACACTCAATTAAGTGTTTTGGGGGTTTCGTAATCATATGTATTCACTtaatacaattattattattattgaccatgttgttgatagCTTGAGTATTATCATAACTAAACTAAGATCTTGTGGATGGATTGATGTTTTCGAGAATTGATCATTAAATTAGTTGGTTTATGAGAATTGCCCTTTATTTTACAATGAcgaaaaaaaagtttgaatctGGGACATTTTGCATATTATATGAACCCCATCATTAGGTGGATCCTAGTGATGTtgggattttaatttttattttaatattctttattctttatgcgaaaataaaaaaatctacatATCTATTTTCTAGAATAATTATTCAAAAGTCCTAAAATCTATACCATGCTCGATTATTAAGGATTAAGGATTGAAATAAATGTCATAGATTCATTATTGGTTCCTGATCTAAGaatttttcaacaattattGTGGAATTATGAACAATCAACAAATAATGTAGTCAATGACCTTATGATTTTTCCTCAATTGAAGTCCCTTTATTTTTTAGTGAGACCTTCGTAACTCTTTAGTGTCGAAGAAAAGAAACTATTGTGTCTGCTGGGTACATTCGGGACCATAATCTTCTTTGTAGTGTGTTAACTTAATAGGATTTTTATTATCCTCTAATAAACTAACCCTGACATCTACACATTTAACCTcatattatcttatttaatagTCTAATGGACTCAATTAATTTgactacataaaataaaatttagtaatgataaaatagccaaaataattgttatataatattagttcacattaattattgaaacacaaaattctaacaatctTTCATTTGGGCTACATATTGTAACAATTATATCATAATTCCTTAGACTTACATTTGTATACTATTTATCTTTAGACTTTCCCTTTAACAATTTGATTTATCTCATGTATAAAAAATGGAATGAACACGACTTTAAACACTTTGGTAAactaaaatttagtttaataaaaataaatttattgacttctTTTTTAATACAAGCTAGTggtgaattttttgaaatttgtgatACAAGAATAGGATgagatagataaaaaaaaattgagaaaaaatattatgcaaTTACAATGTCAAAACTTTTACACTATTATTTAATCAcatgataagtttattaatttttaaaataattatcttaaagtaattcaaacgATAATCTATAGTTGAATGGTAGTGTAAAGTTGTTTTACACTATCAGTgcataaatattaaactaatttttttttacttcttttgtttAGAGGGAGAAGAAAGATTTTTTCAGTTATGATAATTGCAgtataaaagttaatttattatgatcaaaattaatttatctaccaaattaaaaatattgtaaattcTTAGTTAACAGTAAATAATGAACTAAATTATtcgtaaaaagaaattaaagcaaTGCAAATCAGAACTATTGCCTAACTCATTCACTTTacaggaattaaaaataaattttagtataaaatttataataaatgttttatattCGTAACAAAATACTAGAATAGAAAAATCTTAACATTGCCTAAAACTCTTAACGTAAAccaaaaaatatctataaactattttaaagcaatttgaaaaaaaaaaaactgtcctTTATACTGAAACATAAAATTATGCATTAAAGCCTTTTGGGGAAGATGGGAATTTAGTAGAAGGGCAGGAGAAATAAAGGAGTGAtagaaatatgatatttaatgtatataatGAGCGCACTTTGTGCATGGGGCTGCCCCCTTTGAATCAACCTAGTTCCACCCTTGCTCGACATAGATTAATATAGATGAACAACACAGAAATTACATGTAATATGATCTCaatcatgtttattttcatcTAGTCTAACTTTAGTCTTAATGAGATCAATATGAAGTTTTTAAGTACAATTTAAATTTTGCACATAAACAAACAAGTTTAATAATAAACTTGTAAAACATAATCTTTGTTTCtacagaaaataatatatatatatatatatatatatatatatatatatatatatatatatatatatatatatataaaattcaaatccGAACATAAAACATAAAGACTCGTACTAAACCTAGGCAACAACTAAAATAACACCATATGTGTAACATGCTTATGAAAATACCTTAAGTGTCAACCATTAGTGAGTGGGTTGGCTAGCATATTGTCTTGTCTTATATGCTatataaatatctttatttttctgaattctttctttaaaaatgaagtattttatgTTAATAACCTTTAACTTGGTTGAACTCTTGTTGTTATTGGAGTATAATATTGTTGAGTTATTGTAACAATAAATACTTAATGACCTCTTAATGTTGATAACAACAAACAAACTAGTGACAGAATTAAGCTTTTATATCTTTTGGTTTGATGTCTCATAGCAAGATATTAACTCTACCACCATGATTAAAGATGTATCCTAATGTGGAGTGTTTACTATTTGTGCATCACGCAAAATCGAAGTCAGAATACCTAATGATCTCTTAACTTTCAAACTTCTAATGTGAAAGTATGTAgtttcttgttctcttcaaaTAATGCATTGCACTCTTTACTACTTTTTAGTGTTGCAACCAAGGTTACTCACATATCTCCCCAAGGCTCCCACTAAATGTTATGTTAAGACGAAAACAAACTTAAGCATGTGTAAGACTCCCCACAACTGTAAGGAACCTTTTGCATCTTTTCCTTTCAAGATCAATAATAGGGCATTATttgagactaaatttgtctcctttagCGACGAGTATATCATTTGGTTTACTATCTTTCATGTTGAATCTATCCATAAATGTATTGGTATAACTCTTTTGTGATAATAAGACTATATGATGACTAGTAGGAtgtcattaatatataataccaaAAGAACAAATTTACTCTCAATTAACTTTTGGTATACATAATTATTAACCAAATTTGCCTCAAAATCATAAGAGGTAATATTGATGAAATGTAATATCATAGACGAGAAGCCTATTTAAGGCCATAAATAGATTTCTTTAGTTTGCTTACCATAAACTTTGGATCACCTTAACAAAGTTTTTTGCTAGCATTGTATAAATTGTTCCATTTAGAAACACAATCTTTAAACCCATTGAATGCAACTTTAAATCAAAATGAGTTATCAATGACATAATAGTCCTAAGAGAGCCTTCTAAGAAACCGAATAAAAAGTCTCTTTATTGAACAATGGTACATACAAAGACTTATCCATTGTCAATAACATGTTCTTAATCAAAGACAACATCTCTTATGTTTCCTTCCCCTCCCAACTCAACTTCTCAAGGAATCTTGCACTCCCTGTCTTAAAGAAGAATCTTGTAGTGGGATTATAAAACTTATACCTACGAAAGTGTTTAGCATATCCAACAAAGTAGAAACTAAGTGTCTTTAAGTCTAGCTTTTCTTCATGCGGCCTATAAGGCCTTGCTTCGATTAGGCATCCTCAAATATGAATGTTCCTAATGCTAGGTTTTTCCCCATCCATAACTCGTAAGGGGTTTTAGAGACTATTTTACTTGGTACCTTGTTGAGGATATAAATTGAAATCTTTAATGCCCATCCCCAAAGTGACTTTTGTCAAGAAGAATGACTAATCATAGACGGATTTACAAGTTAAGCACTTAGTCTTTTCACTCTCATGATGTACAAGGTGTTTTTGTGAGATTTTACAActtaagaaaattcaaatttagagAGTTAGAGGGCTTGTAACAATGCTTTGTTCAAGAATTGTAACTTCAAAACTTCAACTCTTCTAGTATTTATAGGCTTCAAGAAGAAGTAGTTGTTGTCTTTAAATGATcttcattttatgtttgttcGATAGTATGAAACTAAGTGTTTGTTGGAGCATTTAATGTAGCAATAAATGCACGCCAAGTTCCAATCACTCCAAGATAATAAAACACTTTTCTTATCTTCCTTAAGAAGAACTCCAAGACTAGCTTCTGAGGTCAAATCACTTTTTGCTTGGGAGGAGTACTATGTAGAAAGAGTTTAAACTTTGGCATTTCTATTGTTTCCTTCATTTTGACATATCCTATGAAGAATATTTAGGCATTCCCAACATACAAGATCAAACAAGAATGCATTAACTATGCCATAAATGCTTATAGATTCAACGTTTGATTCATTAAACGCAGATGCAACACTTTCGTCTGTAAGCATTTCAAagacaagttttttttaaacttagtaTTTATTCACATAAAATTATTAAGGGACCTTATTCATTTTATGACTTAATATTCTTCATTCTACTTTTTCTTTCACTAAAGTTTGATCCATTTCTTAGGTCAGAAAAAAATGGATAAAGGTATGAGCAAATGTGCATTTATATATTGTGTGATTTTTGTACATAcaaaatttgttttcatgtgCAAAATTTGATTCTAATCCAACCGATCATTTTAATTAGGGTTAAGCAATAGTTAGTATTGGGCCCAAAAAGCCCAATTTGGACCAAACTAACGCATGAAATTTTTAGCCCATCTCCGACAAATTTAGCCCTTCAATTTAAGAAGGTTTGGGTTGAGTGGGTAACGGGTTGAATTCGGGCGGGTTAAATTGGTTTATGTCATTATTTTTggcctttgaaaaaaaaacttattttttaatttaaaaaacaattttaatgtattaggcttctttttcctttttctttctaatcCAATACATTTTTTTGGCCATAATCTTTGTTCTtgatattttttccaaaaaaattgaatgaaaaaccatttcaaatgttaattatattaaaggTCCAAAGACATAGttatatcaatattttaattaatcataacctGGTTAAATAAAACTTCTTAAAAATTCTTCACCTTACAATTACCATTTTCACTAAACTCAACcattaaaaaacaaaagcaaaatctaacATAATGTAACCctattaaacaaattaattagcaTATTGCTTTGTAGCTAATGCCTATCTagctaaaaatacaaataacaaaacaataataataataattgtattaTTACAAATAAAGTCCTTTTGTATTAGGCTCTATGCTTATATCTAGATTTCTTTGTAGAGGAATCTCCTgcaaaaatgaataataaatttagaataattataaggaaatataggaatttaaaatacttaacataaattattattgcaTATAAGCTAGTTCACATGGATTAACActcaataaaattatcaattgcTTCCAACAACAACATTATCATAGAGATGATCAACTGTCATTTCTTTGTTGCTTCTTTGCAACTAGCTTTAGTGTATGTTACGTAAAGAACTTAAAATTTCTTACCCACTTTCTTGTGAAAATGTTGATTTATCGTGCGAGAAACAActcaaatgtatttttattggaGCGGTGTccaattttttacaaaaaaattcctTAACACATCTCTGGGGATTTAGAAACAAAAGTCAAATCTTCTATTTGAAAGTATCTTGCAACATGAAACCAAAGATCAATAAATTCCCTATcatcttaaatatttaaaataaccaTAGAGGAAGAACCattatactttttttcatttttgttgtctAAACATATCACAATACTATTAATTTCTAAACTAATTATCAAGTGAAAATATGAACCATATCAacaagtttgaattttttttagcagatgggaaaatgaacaaaaacataGTCTTTTATGAAAGTGAACAAGGATCAATCCGAGTGAAGGCATTAGAACAAATCTTTTGGCCTGAAATACACATTCCAAATAAAGTATTTATGAAAACATATTCtaacataaagaaaaaataactaacaaagaaaatgaataagaaccaaacatctttgaataaagaaatgaacataaaaaatacaCCTGGAGACAAAATCATTAAAACACTCCAATCTAATACTACTTAAGTTACTATTAGATGTCTTCACTCTCACATtcttcttttcatgattttcaaCATCCCCAACAAGGACAcaatttttgaagagttacaaaCACAAAGGAAAGAAATCAAACTAGCTCTAAagctaaaacaaaaacaaactatAAAGTTCTTACATTTGTGTTGTTTGTATGTGTAGCCATTGTCTTGGAATTTTGCAGCATGCACATTTCACTAACAACGAATAaggaaacaataataatagtttcattcacttaatatattaaaaaaatgtttacttGTTAAAATAAAGAGTGTTATGATGCCTACTCAAAAAGGTAGAGTGCTTGGAGAAGATCAAACATCTTGAAGGTGTTTCTTGCCACATTAGTTCGCAACACTTcaattcatctccttcttcttccttctacAACACCCCTTTGCTGCAAAAATCTTTAGAGATGATGATATCTGaacgaaaacaagaaaaaagaaaataaagacttGAGAGTTGAGAAGGGTGAGAGAGGGGAGTGGCAGACTAGGGTTAGGGTGAGAAAGGTGAACAAGTGAATTAATAATGTTCGTTCTGTTATGATCCTTTTCTCTACTTTGCTTCATAAAGTGTAAATTTTGAATCAACAAGTGATAATAGAAGTTGTTTGCTTATGTTGTAGATTTTAGACATGTGAATTGTCACCTATTTCTGACCTAGATGAAaccacattttttatattattcttgattttgttttgtagttttatttatagaatGTGATAAGTGCATTTCGTTGAATCCATGCATAACGGACGTCAATAATCACCATCATCAATTTTAGTATTActcattctaaaaaaaaatcttgttggCAACCTATTCTAGAATTTTctccaaagaaaatgaaaatcttaGTGTCATGGCATTAGAGTGAAGATAACATAGGTGATATCCTGAAATGTGGGatgcatatttttaaaaaaatgtaaaagctTACTTCCAAAATTAACCGGATGATAGGAGTAGAAATTAAGATTTTCTTTGTTGTATAGAACATGGACAACCAAGACTCTAAGATGAAAAGTTATGGCATTTGTACATTTAATATGCTCTTATGTTACTTCTTCAAGGGAGGGATTGTAATTCTGTAGTTTGGGGCATTGTGTAAGGCTAAG encodes the following:
- the LOC114370109 gene encoding alpha carbonic anhydrase 1, chloroplastic, which translates into the protein MALRVHFSIVSIAVLALCTSADYFSANFSYAGPNGPEYWGSLSPSYAACSHGKSQSPVELMKTDIVINKQLKNLNRNYLPTNATLVDNIFNIGVHFEGKVGDININGKNYSLKQLHWHSPSEHMANGRIHDAELHLVHLTEDNYNIAVVAVLYKLGDPDPLISQFEDKLVDLEKEIRAGNKDAQIAIGTFDVEEINRSSHRYYRYVGSLTTPPCKEGVTWNILGKLRTLSKKQLELLKAPLGPEFKHNARPLQQLNGRKIQMYYHPNHLHGSHATPSKYHK